A window of the Parabacteroides merdae ATCC 43184 genome harbors these coding sequences:
- a CDS encoding C1 family peptidase, protein MKSLILSCMLAFSASATFGQGYQFTEVVTVPATPVKNQAATGTCWCFATTSFMESELLRMGKGTYDLSEMFIVRQKYMNQLQDNYLRRGDGNIGQGSLSHTFMNAYRQVGIVPEEVYTGINYDSEKHNHSEMVRYMHSIADVAVKAKQRSPEYDKLIANLFDTYLGKLPEKFTYKGKEYTPKSFAESLGLNMDDYIELTSFTHHPYYVKFDVEVPDNWEHSLMYNLPLDEMMQTVDYALNNGYTVCWDGDVSEKGFSFTNGVAINPEVKKVEDLSNTDRARFEKLGEKERLEEVFKFERPYPEINVTPEVRQAGFESFVTTDDHLMHLTGIAKDQNGTKYYITKNSWGTDRNKFGGYLNMSESFVRAKTIYVMVHKDAIPKAIKGKLHL, encoded by the coding sequence ATGAAATCACTTATTCTATCTTGCATGCTGGCTTTCTCTGCTTCGGCAACGTTCGGTCAGGGGTACCAGTTTACGGAAGTGGTAACGGTTCCCGCTACCCCGGTTAAGAACCAAGCGGCAACAGGGACTTGCTGGTGCTTTGCCACTACGTCGTTTATGGAATCCGAACTGCTTCGTATGGGGAAAGGCACGTATGACCTTTCGGAGATGTTCATCGTCCGCCAGAAATATATGAACCAGTTGCAGGACAACTACCTGCGTCGCGGGGACGGTAATATCGGGCAGGGCAGCCTTTCACATACCTTTATGAATGCGTACCGCCAGGTGGGTATCGTCCCGGAAGAGGTGTACACGGGCATCAACTACGACTCCGAGAAGCATAACCACAGCGAGATGGTTCGCTACATGCACTCCATCGCCGATGTGGCAGTGAAGGCGAAACAGCGCAGTCCGGAATATGACAAGCTGATTGCTAACCTGTTCGACACCTACTTAGGAAAGCTGCCGGAGAAGTTCACGTATAAGGGGAAAGAATATACGCCGAAGTCGTTCGCCGAATCTTTAGGGCTGAATATGGACGACTATATCGAACTGACCAGCTTCACGCATCATCCGTATTATGTGAAGTTCGACGTGGAAGTGCCGGACAACTGGGAACATTCCCTGATGTATAACCTGCCGCTCGACGAGATGATGCAAACGGTGGATTATGCCCTGAACAACGGTTATACGGTCTGCTGGGACGGAGATGTGAGCGAGAAGGGTTTCTCCTTTACGAACGGTGTCGCCATCAACCCGGAAGTGAAGAAGGTGGAAGACCTGTCGAATACGGATCGCGCACGCTTCGAGAAATTAGGAGAGAAGGAACGCTTAGAAGAGGTCTTCAAGTTCGAACGTCCCTACCCGGAAATCAACGTGACCCCGGAAGTGCGCCAGGCCGGATTCGAATCATTCGTGACCACCGACGACCACCTGATGCACCTGACCGGCATCGCCAAAGACCAGAACGGCACGAAATACTACATCACCAAGAACTCATGGGGAACCGACCGCAACAAGTTCGGCGGCTACCTGAACATGTCCGAGAGCTTCGTCCGCGCCAAAACCATCTATGTGATGGTCCATAAGGACGCGATACCGAAGGCGATCAAGGGGAAACTCCATCTTTAA
- a CDS encoding dipeptidase, producing the protein MNRLIILLIVLICYGNSLRAQEIEYSRPVNTPESCTSILVGKKASADGSVMTSHTCDGNYRTWMEIVPAARYERDTTVAIYNGRMHTEYPADRTNMELKGTIPEARSTYQFLNTSYPCLNEKQLGIGETTISGRKELQNKKGMFMIEELEKIALQRCTTAREAIRLIGQLVAEYGYGDSGECLTIADPNEVWHFEVFGEGPDKIGGVWAAVRIPDDHVGVSANISRISTLDLKDKDRYMASENVFSVAKKMGFWDGKEPFKFWKAYSGGNYFGEPKAFSIREYFILNALAPSLKLSYDSEELPISVKPDKPVAVTDVMALLRQTYEGTEWDMTKNLKVAVKNKETKETDTITSPAANPWMGTDMLNMLNGVKEGTVTRNRLVAVPQCSYSHVIQLRNWLPDAVGGVAWLSFDNPGQSPRIPIFSGTTDLPAAFGICGQHRHREDAIVWKYRTANKLATVRWGLTKEKINGAVAHFEEKGLSEMPFVENRYKELQDSKGEETARAFLTGYTADFAGATILRWQEMADEFWKMFARGF; encoded by the coding sequence ATGAATAGACTAATTATCCTTCTTATTGTACTTATCTGTTACGGGAACAGCCTTCGGGCCCAGGAAATCGAATACTCCCGACCGGTCAACACTCCTGAAAGTTGTACAAGCATCCTGGTCGGCAAGAAAGCATCGGCCGACGGTTCGGTCATGACCAGTCACACCTGCGACGGGAACTATCGCACCTGGATGGAGATCGTCCCGGCGGCACGCTACGAGCGCGACACGACAGTCGCCATCTATAACGGCCGCATGCACACCGAATATCCTGCCGACCGCACGAATATGGAATTGAAAGGAACGATACCGGAAGCCCGCTCGACCTACCAGTTCCTGAACACCTCCTATCCTTGCCTCAACGAAAAACAGTTGGGTATCGGCGAAACGACCATCTCCGGGCGCAAAGAGCTGCAAAACAAGAAAGGGATGTTCATGATCGAAGAACTGGAAAAGATAGCTTTGCAGCGTTGCACGACGGCACGCGAAGCGATCCGGCTGATCGGACAATTGGTTGCCGAATACGGATACGGGGATTCGGGCGAATGCCTGACGATCGCCGACCCGAATGAGGTCTGGCATTTCGAGGTGTTCGGCGAGGGGCCGGACAAGATCGGGGGTGTATGGGCGGCTGTCCGCATCCCGGACGATCATGTGGGGGTATCGGCCAATATCTCGCGTATCTCGACGCTCGACCTGAAGGACAAGGATCGTTACATGGCTTCCGAAAACGTATTTTCTGTTGCTAAGAAAATGGGGTTCTGGGACGGCAAAGAGCCGTTTAAATTCTGGAAAGCCTATAGCGGAGGCAACTATTTCGGCGAACCGAAGGCATTCAGCATCCGCGAATATTTCATCCTGAACGCATTGGCTCCTTCGCTCAAACTGTCGTACGACTCGGAAGAACTGCCGATCAGCGTGAAGCCGGACAAGCCGGTTGCTGTAACGGATGTGATGGCATTGCTACGCCAGACGTATGAAGGGACGGAATGGGACATGACGAAGAATCTGAAAGTGGCTGTCAAGAACAAGGAGACGAAGGAAACGGATACGATCACAAGTCCGGCGGCTAACCCCTGGATGGGAACAGATATGCTGAATATGCTGAACGGCGTGAAGGAAGGGACGGTGACACGCAATCGCTTAGTGGCGGTTCCGCAATGTTCCTACTCGCACGTGATACAGCTTCGCAACTGGTTGCCGGATGCAGTGGGCGGCGTTGCCTGGCTGTCGTTCGACAATCCGGGGCAGAGCCCGCGTATCCCGATCTTCTCCGGTACGACCGACCTGCCGGCTGCTTTCGGTATCTGCGGACAACACCGCCACCGTGAAGATGCCATCGTCTGGAAATACCGGACGGCAAACAAACTGGCTACGGTCCGCTGGGGATTGACCAAAGAGAAGATCAACGGCGCGGTCGCCCATTTCGAGGAAAAGGGCTTATCCGAAATGCCTTTCGTGGAAAACCGCTACAAAGAGTTGCAGGACAGCAAAGGGGAAGAGACCGCACGGGCTTTCCTGACCGGCTACACGGCCGACTTCGCAGGAGCGACAATCCTGCGCTGGCAGGAGATGGCGGATGAGTTCTGGAAGATGTTCGCGAGGGGATTCTGA
- a CDS encoding beta-N-acetylhexosaminidase — MRKLIYLSTLLLLFVLPMMAQHPLFPTPAKVQNGKGSFVIGKNLQVQGNGGYADKLAAGLQTELKEAGLQSSPASGTIRLELTNDCKMADEAYTLVVEPNSILLQASSEAGLFYAKEALLQLSRFGKGNVRACKIQDQPRYGWRGFMLDESRHFFGKEKVKQYLDIMASLRLNVFHWHLTDEPGWRIEIKRYPKLTTEGAVGNWHDPKAPATFYTQEEIKEIVAYAADRHIMVVPEFDMPGHATAVCRSYPEISGGGEGKWQHFTFHPCKEETFEFISNVLDEIVALFPSPYIHIGGDEVHYGNQSWFTDPEIQQFIKDKNLGNETGLEQYFIRRAADIVASKGKTMIGWDEMIDAGVSPDKAVIMWWRHDRKHQLVKALENGYRVIMTPRRPLYADFVQYGGHKVGRVWGGYNTIEDIYRFPEPIIHLTRDYEDQVMGLQFSLWTERVADAKRLDYMTFPRLVAVAESAWTPAKSKECSLFMQKLPYFLRFLGEKGIYYFNPFNPESTPEPSAPDKDDVLKNG; from the coding sequence ATGAGAAAACTGATTTATCTGAGCACCCTGTTGCTCCTATTTGTGTTGCCGATGATGGCACAACACCCTTTGTTCCCGACCCCCGCAAAGGTGCAGAACGGGAAAGGCTCTTTTGTCATAGGAAAGAATCTCCAGGTACAAGGCAATGGCGGATATGCCGACAAGTTAGCCGCCGGACTGCAAACCGAGTTGAAAGAAGCCGGTTTGCAATCGTCACCCGCCAGTGGAACCATCCGTCTGGAACTGACAAACGATTGCAAGATGGCCGATGAAGCCTATACGCTTGTCGTCGAACCGAACAGCATCCTGCTGCAAGCCTCTTCCGAAGCCGGCCTGTTCTATGCGAAGGAAGCCCTTCTGCAACTTTCCCGTTTCGGCAAAGGTAACGTGCGTGCCTGTAAGATACAAGATCAGCCCCGCTACGGCTGGCGCGGTTTCATGCTCGACGAGAGCCGCCACTTCTTCGGTAAAGAGAAGGTAAAACAATATCTGGATATCATGGCGTCCCTTCGCCTGAACGTCTTCCACTGGCACCTGACCGACGAACCGGGCTGGCGCATCGAGATCAAGCGTTATCCGAAGCTGACCACCGAAGGAGCTGTCGGCAACTGGCACGACCCGAAAGCACCCGCTACGTTCTACACCCAGGAAGAGATCAAGGAGATCGTTGCCTATGCAGCCGATCGCCACATCATGGTCGTTCCCGAATTCGACATGCCGGGCCATGCTACTGCTGTCTGCCGTTCCTATCCTGAAATCTCCGGCGGAGGCGAGGGCAAATGGCAGCATTTCACGTTCCATCCCTGCAAGGAAGAGACGTTCGAGTTTATCAGCAACGTGCTCGACGAGATCGTCGCCCTGTTCCCGTCTCCCTATATCCATATCGGAGGCGACGAGGTGCACTACGGCAACCAAAGTTGGTTCACCGATCCCGAAATCCAGCAGTTTATCAAAGATAAGAACTTAGGCAACGAAACGGGCCTGGAACAGTATTTTATCCGCCGTGCTGCCGATATCGTGGCTTCCAAGGGCAAGACGATGATCGGCTGGGACGAGATGATCGATGCCGGTGTCTCTCCCGACAAGGCTGTCATCATGTGGTGGCGCCACGACCGCAAACACCAGTTGGTGAAGGCGCTCGAAAACGGCTACCGGGTGATTATGACCCCGCGCCGTCCGTTGTATGCCGACTTCGTCCAGTACGGCGGCCATAAGGTGGGCCGTGTGTGGGGCGGTTACAACACGATCGAGGACATCTACCGTTTCCCTGAACCGATCATCCATCTGACACGCGATTATGAAGACCAGGTGATGGGCCTCCAGTTCTCCCTTTGGACGGAACGGGTCGCTGATGCCAAGCGTCTGGACTATATGACTTTCCCCCGCCTGGTAGCTGTCGCCGAATCCGCCTGGACTCCTGCCAAGTCGAAGGAATGCAGCCTCTTTATGCAGAAGCTCCCTTACTTCCTGCGATTCCTCGGTGAAAAAGGCATCTACTACTTCAACCCCTTCAACCCCGAATCTACACCCGAACCCAGTGCACCGGACAAGGACGATGTGTTGAAGAATGGATAA
- a CDS encoding glycoside hydrolase family 2 protein, with protein sequence MKQIKTILFAFGCSFLLSGTKAFAQIERLPDEASYPVLQELAGVETPAVLLSGTWQFQYSPDSKWDKIQVPGEPAMQGYAIEHDKPFTYRKSFTVPADYAGKHTILRFDGVYSHARLFVNGTFVREHHGGFTRWETDVTPFVRPGKKNEIRLEVTDRLDDISYASGYAHHPIGGILRDVTLFALPETCLYDFYAETHLDAAYEDAVLKIGYSSPVAGGAEVAYTLTEPSGRRYPLVQSRFPLEEGGNMNELPVKNPLKWDAEHPNLYTLTITLSKDGKEIGRFDRRIGFRDVKIEKDRMLVNGMPVKLRGACRHDIHPTLGRTTTAELDSLDVILFKRSNMNFVRTSHYPPTERFLEYCDRYGIYVESETAVCFVDTYRQKNYAPGKTQDSAEFTPRYLSQCREMVKSFRSHPSILFWSIGNESVYGTNFQQCWDWVKATDKTRPVIFSYPGSVGEKKPVYDILSMHYQDVNRNLNQWNRSTHGFQGEGIPALFDEWAHPACYTYATLQEDPNIREFWGHSIERMWSGLFDAPGGLGGAIWGYVDETFMLPEPKVGTAFWKEFARTAKPEDYQGKCVGYGEWGIVDVWRREKPEFWATKKAYSPVRLMTTEVASFLSGQRLLLPLYNRFDHTDLDEIKIRYTYKGVEKELPAPSIAPHQKGLLVIPAEAWEEGELLSICFYTATGELLDAEQVSLGSDYHVRLADSEASPVNGVLQVEETAGMMTIKGDGFEIPFSKETGLISNATSKGQVIIEKGPFLHLDINLNHLTGAEVRKSARKFLTSDSDWKKQSLTYTRKEGAVEVALSGFYQDVQTDILIRISPAGEMNVSYVVAGQPNGYLRETGLSFYLPERLDYLQWERKGMWSCYPEGAFAGNTGETSLYNPKQVRYGENPAQPWSADTHNYYYWADAGANCDCPLTQMAKGMKENIYRYTLSATGGGAGLTVCSPDASLACRTSKRGDGQLMLYINNRWDYPEIAWGNYCKTLEAVPCYGEMKIRF encoded by the coding sequence ATGAAACAGATAAAGACAATCCTATTCGCTTTCGGTTGCAGCTTCCTGCTGTCAGGCACGAAAGCATTCGCACAGATAGAGAGGCTTCCCGATGAAGCCTCCTATCCTGTCTTGCAGGAATTGGCCGGTGTCGAAACGCCTGCCGTCCTGCTGAGTGGAACCTGGCAGTTCCAGTATTCTCCGGATAGCAAGTGGGACAAGATACAGGTTCCCGGCGAGCCTGCTATGCAGGGCTATGCCATCGAGCACGACAAGCCGTTCACCTACCGGAAGTCGTTCACCGTCCCGGCCGATTACGCCGGCAAGCATACGATCCTGCGTTTCGACGGCGTCTACAGCCATGCCCGCCTGTTTGTGAACGGCACGTTCGTCCGCGAACATCATGGCGGCTTTACCCGTTGGGAGACGGATGTCACCCCCTTCGTCCGTCCCGGAAAGAAAAACGAGATACGCCTCGAAGTGACGGATCGCCTGGACGATATTTCCTATGCCTCCGGCTATGCCCATCATCCGATCGGGGGAATCCTGCGCGATGTAACCTTGTTCGCATTACCCGAAACCTGCTTGTATGACTTCTACGCCGAGACACATCTGGATGCTGCTTACGAGGATGCCGTCCTGAAGATCGGCTACAGCAGCCCGGTTGCCGGAGGTGCGGAAGTTGCCTATACGCTGACCGAGCCGTCCGGCAGACGCTATCCGTTGGTGCAATCCCGGTTCCCCCTGGAAGAGGGCGGGAACATGAATGAACTGCCCGTGAAGAACCCCTTGAAGTGGGATGCCGAACATCCGAACCTCTATACGCTGACCATCACCCTCAGCAAGGACGGAAAGGAGATCGGCCGTTTCGACCGCCGTATCGGTTTCCGTGACGTGAAGATCGAGAAAGACCGCATGTTGGTGAACGGCATGCCGGTGAAGTTGCGCGGGGCCTGCCGCCATGACATCCACCCGACACTCGGCCGCACGACGACTGCCGAACTGGACAGCCTCGATGTGATCCTCTTCAAACGTTCCAATATGAACTTTGTCCGTACCTCGCATTATCCTCCCACGGAACGTTTCCTGGAGTATTGCGACCGCTACGGCATCTATGTGGAGAGCGAGACGGCTGTCTGCTTTGTCGATACCTACCGGCAGAAGAACTATGCGCCGGGCAAGACCCAGGATAGTGCCGAGTTTACGCCCCGCTATCTCTCGCAATGCCGCGAGATGGTGAAGTCGTTCCGTTCCCATCCCTCCATTCTGTTCTGGTCGATCGGTAATGAAAGCGTGTACGGCACGAACTTCCAGCAATGCTGGGATTGGGTGAAGGCAACCGACAAGACTCGCCCGGTTATATTCAGCTATCCCGGATCGGTCGGTGAGAAGAAGCCGGTCTATGATATCCTGAGCATGCACTACCAGGATGTAAACAGAAACCTGAACCAATGGAACCGCTCTACCCATGGTTTCCAGGGGGAAGGGATACCTGCCCTGTTCGACGAATGGGCGCACCCGGCGTGCTACACCTACGCTACCTTGCAGGAAGATCCGAATATCCGCGAGTTCTGGGGGCATTCGATCGAAAGGATGTGGAGCGGCCTCTTTGATGCTCCCGGCGGCTTGGGTGGTGCGATCTGGGGATATGTGGATGAAACGTTTATGCTGCCCGAACCGAAAGTAGGGACTGCCTTCTGGAAAGAGTTTGCCCGTACCGCCAAGCCGGAGGATTATCAGGGTAAATGCGTCGGCTACGGAGAGTGGGGGATCGTCGATGTCTGGCGCCGTGAGAAACCGGAGTTCTGGGCTACCAAGAAAGCCTATTCGCCCGTCCGCCTGATGACGACCGAGGTGGCTTCCTTCCTGTCCGGACAACGTTTGTTGCTTCCGTTGTACAACCGCTTCGACCATACTGACCTGGATGAGATCAAGATACGTTATACCTACAAAGGTGTGGAGAAGGAACTTCCCGCTCCTTCCATCGCTCCTCACCAAAAAGGACTGTTGGTAATCCCTGCCGAGGCTTGGGAGGAAGGCGAACTGTTGTCAATTTGTTTCTATACAGCTACGGGTGAGTTATTGGATGCCGAACAAGTTTCATTGGGCAGCGATTACCACGTTCGCCTTGCCGATTCGGAAGCATCTCCGGTAAACGGTGTGTTGCAGGTAGAGGAAACCGCCGGTATGATGACGATTAAAGGAGACGGTTTCGAGATCCCTTTCTCCAAAGAAACCGGCCTGATCAGCAACGCGACCTCCAAGGGACAGGTCATCATCGAGAAAGGCCCGTTCCTCCATCTCGACATCAATCTGAACCATCTGACTGGAGCCGAAGTGCGTAAGAGCGCCCGGAAGTTCCTGACCTCCGACAGCGATTGGAAGAAGCAGAGCTTGACCTATACCCGCAAAGAGGGAGCGGTGGAAGTCGCCCTCTCCGGCTTCTATCAGGATGTACAAACGGATATCCTGATCCGGATATCTCCCGCCGGGGAAATGAATGTCAGCTATGTCGTTGCGGGACAGCCAAACGGTTACCTGCGTGAGACGGGCTTGTCTTTCTACTTACCCGAACGTCTGGACTATCTGCAATGGGAGCGTAAAGGTATGTGGAGTTGTTACCCCGAAGGCGCTTTTGCCGGAAACACGGGCGAGACTTCCCTTTATAACCCGAAGCAAGTGCGATATGGCGAGAACCCTGCTCAACCCTGGTCGGCCGATACGCACAACTATTACTATTGGGCGGATGCCGGTGCAAACTGTGACTGTCCGTTGACGCAAATGGCAAAGGGTATGAAGGAGAACATCTATCGCTATACCCTTTCCGCTACAGGGGGAGGAGCAGGGCTTACGGTTTGTTCACCGGACGCATCCCTGGCTTGCCGCACCTCCAAAAGAGGAGACGGGCAGTTGATGCTTTACATTAATAATCGTTGGGATTACCCGGAGATTGCCTGGGGCAACTATTGCAAGACGTTGGAGGCGGTGCCTTGCTATGGCGAGATGAAGATTCGGTTCTGA